A region of the Pseudoprevotella muciniphila genome:
GAACAACCTGGCGTACTGCTACCTCGACGGTGTCGGCACGGCACGCAATGCCGAGCGCGCACTGGCACTCTTCCGCGAAGCAGCAGCCGAGGGCAACGACCGTGCGCTCACTAATCTTGGCGACTGCTATCTGAACGGCAAGGGTGTTCCCCAGGACTACAAGCAGGCGCTCGAATGGTTCCTGAAAGCCGCAGAAGCCGGCAGCAGTGATGCCATGAACCGCATCGGCGACATGTACGACCATGGTCAGGGCGTACTGCGCGACGTAACTCAAGCCGCCCATTGGCACAACCGCGCCAACGGCATAGAATAACCTGCAACAACCGATACATTGCAATTCAAGTCAGAACTGAGGGGACGCGTGGTGCTCCCCTCTTCAAAAAGCATAACCAACCGTGTGCTGATGCTCTCTGCATTGGCAGATACACCTTGTACCTTGCTCAACGTGAGCGACTGCGACGATGCGCGCGTGATGTCCGCTGCCATGTCGGAACGCCCCGAGCGCATCGACATCGGCGCTGCCGGCACTGCCATGCGCTTTTCCACAGCCTTCTTTGCTGCCCAGCCGGGTCGCCACTACATTTTCGGCACCCCTCGCATGCACGAGCGCCCCATCAGTGTCCTGGCAGATGCGCTCAACAGCCTTGGCGCAGACGTGCGCTATGCCGACCGCACGGGCTATCCTCCCCTTGTGGTATTGGGCCGCACACTAACCGGCGGCAGTGTGGAAATATCTGCCAACGTGAGCTCACAATACATATCTGCCCTCTTGATGATTGGTCCCATCATGGAAAAAGGACTTCATCTGCGTCTTACGGGCGGTATTATTTCAAGACCCTACATCGACATGACCATCAGCCTGATGCAGGCTTTTGGTGCTGAGGTAACATGGATTGGCGACCAGACCATCTATGTGAAGCCCGGGCGTTACCACCACGAAGGTCCCTTCGCCATAGAATCCGACTGGAGTTCCGCCTCCTACTGGTATGAAATCATGGCACTCAGTGCAGACAGCGATGCCCGCATAGAACTGCCCGGGCTGCACCCCAAGAGTCTGCAGGGCGACAGCCGTGTGCGCGAATACTTCGAAATGTTCGGCATTCAGACCACGTTCGATGCCGAAGGTGCCGTCCTCACCAAGATGCACCGCCCTGTGCCCGAGACCATTCAGATGGACCTCAGCGAACAGCCCGACCTGGCTCAGACCCTCGTGGTTACATCCGCCATGCTCCACCGCCCGTTCCACTTCAAAGGGCTACAGACTCTGAAAATCAAAGAAACCGACCGCCTTGCCGCCATGCGCAACGAACTGCTGAAATTCGGCATAAAGGTGGAAGTGCGCAGCGACAGTGAACTCCTCTGGGACGGCAGTACTACAGCCATGCAGTTCCCCCTCACCATCGACACCTACGACGACCACCGCATGGCGATGGCATTTGCGCCGTGTGCCATGCGCTTCCCCGAAATCGTCATTAACCACCCCGAAGTGGTCAGCAAATCGTACCCCACTTTCTGGGAGACGCTGCGCCCCTTCGTGAGAAATTGAAGAAGTTAACGCTTCGCTCGAAGTTAACGAAGTTAGCGAAGTTAACGACGATACGGTGGTACGATAAATAACAAAAGAAGGAAGAAAGAAGACAAAGTCATCAGCATAACCTAATGTCGTTAACTTCGAGCGAAGCCATAACTTCAATAACTTCAAAGAGAAAGAGGTAACGTCGTTAACTTCAAGCGAAGCGATAACTTCAATAACTTCGATAACTTCAATAAATTAAGAAATACCATGCTTCCCCTGGCACTACTTCTCACAGGCCTGATTGCCGTAGCCGTCATTGCCCATTATGTGAGGCAATGGCTCTTTGGTGATGCACCGGAAGTCGATGGTAATGATACAGACAGCGGCACTGCCGAGCAGGCAAATGAAGCGGGAAAAGACATACCTGCGCCGGATGCCGCGTGCCGCGGTTGTGCTGTCGAGAGCGAAGCCTGCTATGCCGACAAGATGCTTGGCGAACATGCGCTCAACATCGTGTATTACGACGACGAGGAACTCGACCGCTACAAGGGTATGCCCGCCAGTGCCTACA
Encoded here:
- a CDS encoding phospholipase; translation: MLPLALLLTGLIAVAVIAHYVRQWLFGDAPEVDGNDTDSGTAEQANEAGKDIPAPDAACRGCAVESEACYADKMLGEHALNIVYYDDEELDRYKGMPASAYTPEQTEEFREVLTTMRTGEIADWLHSLQLRGIELPDDLKDEAIMLMGGT
- the aroA gene encoding 3-phosphoshikimate 1-carboxyvinyltransferase, with the protein product MQFKSELRGRVVLPSSKSITNRVLMLSALADTPCTLLNVSDCDDARVMSAAMSERPERIDIGAAGTAMRFSTAFFAAQPGRHYIFGTPRMHERPISVLADALNSLGADVRYADRTGYPPLVVLGRTLTGGSVEISANVSSQYISALLMIGPIMEKGLHLRLTGGIISRPYIDMTISLMQAFGAEVTWIGDQTIYVKPGRYHHEGPFAIESDWSSASYWYEIMALSADSDARIELPGLHPKSLQGDSRVREYFEMFGIQTTFDAEGAVLTKMHRPVPETIQMDLSEQPDLAQTLVVTSAMLHRPFHFKGLQTLKIKETDRLAAMRNELLKFGIKVEVRSDSELLWDGSTTAMQFPLTIDTYDDHRMAMAFAPCAMRFPEIVINHPEVVSKSYPTFWETLRPFVRN